A single Takifugu flavidus isolate HTHZ2018 unplaced genomic scaffold, ASM371156v2 ctg883, whole genome shotgun sequence DNA region contains:
- the LOC130521337 gene encoding LOW QUALITY PROTEIN: complement decay-accelerating factor-like (The sequence of the model RefSeq protein was modified relative to this genomic sequence to represent the inferred CDS: inserted 1 base in 1 codon): MQDFRLVGKRELTCGDQGWLGRLPECEVVTCDPPAGIPNGLFSPVKDVYNYREVVQYSCTGDLILNGSKSVTCSEDGTFTPGPPQCTQVECSHPKVANGEWVSGSRPPHKYLATVTYSCNDGYKMEGDATIECGLNGQWMPGIPKCTAVTCSPPPTITSGTFSPQKPLYQYLEMVAYSCDQGFTLSGSKSLSCSXDGTFKGSPPTCNRKVSPTTPTTTTITTPTDGGSSTTVAVVGGTLAVLIVSISVVVLVYRKKRESSRKDLHGKQGTETEEEVALSVTLEDTESPEDDEPSVQKPKD, from the exons ATGCAAGA TTTTAGGTTGGTGGGGAAACGTGAACTCACCTGTGGAGATCAAGGCTGGTTGGGCAGGTTACCTGAATGTGAAG TGGTGACATGTGACCCACCTGCTGGCATTCCCAATGGCCTCTTCAGCCCTGTTAAGGACGTATATAATTATCGAGAAGTTGTACAGTACAGTTGTACAGGGGACTTGATCCTCAATGGATCCAAATCAGTAACATGTTCTGAAGATGGAACATTCACACCAGGTCCCCCTCAATGTACTC AGGTTGAGTGTTCACACCCAAAAGTTGCCAACGGTGAATGGGTCTCTGGTTCTCGCCCTCCCCATAAATACCTGGCTACAGTGACATATAGCTGCAATGATGGTTATAAAATGGAAGGGGACGCCACCATAGAATGTGGACTGAATGGTCAGTGGATGCCAGGAATTCCTAAATGTACAG CAGTCACTTGCAGTCCCCCACCAACGATTACAAGCGGCACTTTCAGCCCACAGAAACCTTTGTATCAGTACCTAGAGATGGTAGCGTACAGTTGTGACCAGGGTTTTACTCTGAGTGGATCTAAGTCACTGTCGTGTT CTGATGGAACCTTTAAAGGTTCTCCGCCAACGTGTAACA GAAAAGTGTCTCCAACtacacccaccaccaccaccatcaccaccccaaCAG ATGGTGGTTCCAGTACCACTGTGGCAGTGGTTGGTGGCACTTTAGCTG TGCTGATTGTTTCCATCTCAGTTGTTGTCCTGGTGTACAGGAAAAAGCGGGAAAG CTCTAGGAAAGACCTTCATGGCAAACAGGGCACAGAAACCGAAGAGGAAGTAGCTCTTTCG GTTACTCTAGAAGACACAGAATCTCCAGAAGATGATGAACCCTCTGTACAGAAACCAAAAGACTGA